One part of the Anopheles merus strain MAF chromosome 3L, AmerM5.1, whole genome shotgun sequence genome encodes these proteins:
- the LOC121599711 gene encoding uncharacterized protein LOC121599711, producing the protein MLRNVLTLLLPVLAVTGVSVDPRCTRYSLGSEAQVLPHLQDCRKFVICDMGGNGQVLSCPPGLYFSGEAHACSFDMAACTHGELDETVPFVPEPQPPVRPVPQEPSLPVAPVEPRPLPLPVPQPLPVIPSDPLPVVPPIVEGNSNGVETKPSLPNWLPIVTSPPVIEESVEEQAEIEQLPPQSVCWDKPMGKIYPIANDCGLYVVCMGNNDAIVQRCPKGLLYDHQQQRCEFADASYCATPRVDGRLVLDIHGVDMSLLEEEKVQQEDEETVELAEESYSVPVVPVNEHAPALVMEMVQHEHQPVLFVPEPKIPEPVQPIVEYNFRIIDNHPRCLARSNMDLTAQLPHDSDCRKYLVCVGRVAIEKVCPAGQHWNAKNNWCDFASVAGCTL; encoded by the exons ATGTTGAGGAACGTACTTACACTACTGCTGCCAGTGCTGGCAGTGACCGGCGTGAGCGTTGATCCACGATGTACGCGATACAGTCTAGGTTCGGAGGCGCAGGTCCTGCCGCATCTGCAGGACTGTCGCAAGTTTGTCATCTGTGATATGGGCGGCAATGGGCAGGTGCTTTCGTGTCCCCCGGGGCTGTACTTTAGTGGTGAAGCGCACGCCTGCTCGTTCGATATGGCGGCCTGTACGCACGGTGAGCTTGATGAGACGGTGCCCTTCGTTCCTGAGCCTCAACCACCCGTACGACCCGTGCCACAGGAGCCCTCGCTACCGGTTGCCCCGGTAGAGCCACGACCTCTTCCGTTGCCGGTACCACAGCCACTGCCCGTCATACCCAGTGATCCGCTGCCGGTTGTGCCACCGATAGTGGAAGGCAATTCGAACGGGGTTGAAACAAAACCATCGCTACCAAACTGGCTACCGATCGTGACGTCACCACCAGTCATTGAAGAATCCGTGGAAGAACAAGCTGAAATTGAGCAGCTTCCTCCGCAGAGT GTTTGCTGGGATAAGCCGATGGGTAAGATTTACCCCATCGCCAACGACTGCGGCCTGTACGTGGTGTGCATGGGCAACAATGATGCGATCGTGCAACGCTGCCCCAAGGGTTTACTGTACGATCACCAACAGCAGCGTTGTGAGTTTGCCGATGCGTCCTACTGCGCGACGCCACGCGTTGACGGGCGGTTAGTGCTGGACATACACGGCGTCGATATGAGTCTGCTGGAGGAAGAGAAAGTGCAACAGGAGGACGAGGAGACTGTGGAGCTTGCTGAAGAATCCTACTCCGTTCCGGTAGTACCTGTGAACGAGCACGCTCCTGCCCTGGTGATGGAAATGGTGCAGCATGAGCATCAGCCGGTGCTTTTCGTGCCTGAGCCGAAGATACCTGAACCAGTGCAGCCGATTGTGGAGTACAACTTCCGCATCATCGACAATCATCCGCGCTGTCTGGCACGCAGCAACATGGATCTGACGGCTCAGCTACCGCACGACTCCGACTGCAGGAAGTATCTGGTGTGCGTTGGGCGCGTCGCTATCGAGAAGGTGTGCCCGGCCGGACAGCACTGGAATGCGAAAAACAATTGGTGCGACTTTGCGTCCGTGGCTGGCTGTACGCTGTAA
- the LOC121599716 gene encoding peritrophin-1-like, with protein sequence MKAIIALCLIACVSAQYDYNSYYQVGIPQDYNQQYNQQYNQQYNPQYNNGQYNNNQAPTKAIPDARCPRTDDPMRPVHLPYAGHCDKFLKCTGGLGFVMDCPAGLEFSARMNRCDYPAVAQCRV encoded by the exons ATGAAAG CCATCATTGCACTGTGCCTGATTGCTTGTGTGTCGGCCCAGTACGACTACAACAGCTACTACCAGGTGGGCATCCCGCAAGACTACAACCAGCAGTACAACCAGCAGTACAACCAGCAGTACAACCCGCAGTACAACAATGGCCagtacaacaacaaccaagCCCCGACCAAGGCCATCCCGGATGCGCGCTGCCCCCGTACGGACGATCCGATGCGCCCGGTCCATCTGCCGTACGCCGGCCACTGCGACAAGTTCCTGAAGTGTACCGGCGGTCTGGGCTTCGTCATGGACTGCCCGGCCGGTCTGGAGTTCAGCGCACGCATGAACCGTTGCGACTATCCGGCCGTGGCTCAGTGCCGTGTCTAG
- the LOC121599714 gene encoding peritrophin-1-like → MRGMFVAILVPLALATVLEAKVLATRDPRCPRVDDPERTVHLTHPTDCNRFLVCSSGMAYEMRCPDGLEYDVEQSSCDYDYLVRCSIEGRIPMKQANYGFEMPLEQLALNRPSWNDQQEEPRVDSPPQPVPQYKPAVSVVDARCPRTDDPMKPIHLPRTGNCGKFMKCFGGRAYEMDCPAGLEFDAKNGRCEYPALARCSRL, encoded by the exons ATGCGAG GTATGTTTGTAGCAATTCTGGTCCCACTGGCGCTGGCCACCGTGCTTGAGGCGAAGGTTTTGGCCACCCGCGACCCACGCTGTCCCCGTGTGGACGATCCGGAACGTACGGTCCACCTGACACATCCAACCGATTGCAACCGTTTTCTGGTGTGCTCGTCCGGCATGGCCTACGAGATGCGCTGCCCGGACGGGTTAGAGTACGATGTGGAACAGAGCAGCTGCGATTACGATTATCTTGTGCGCTGCTCGATCGAGGGACGTATACCGATGAAGCAGGCCAACTATGGGTTCGAGATGCCGCTGGAGCAGCTCGCCCTAAACCGCCCATCGTGGAACGATCAGCAGGAGGAGCCGCGCGTTGACTCGCCGCCTCAGCCAGTGCCACAGTACAAACCGGCCGTCAGTGTCGTGGATGCGCGCTGCCCCCGGACGGACGATCCGATGAAACCGATCCATCTGCCGCGCACCGGTAACTGTGGCaagttcatgaagtgcttcgGCGGCCGTGCCTACGAGATGGACTGTCCGGCTGGGTTGGAGTTCGATGCGAAGAATGGCCGTTGCGAGTACCCGGCATTGGCCCGGTGCAGCCGGCTGTGA
- the LOC121599712 gene encoding extensin-like, with the protein MYLPLVLAVTLAAALTNGQQPCDPTVTCPTFNCTPHPNCPAKDPLHPVQLPHSDCTKFYKCSGGNACEQLCPVGLHYNAREQSCDWPNRACCDPSIECGLPDVPANDCVPNPNCPASSQDTILLPHVNCAKFYKCSGPFACPMDCPPLLHFNPKQNACDWPERACCDPTVPCDPCIPGVTCPPGPGPVPTPAPTPAPTPAPTPAPTPAPTPAPTPAPTPAPTPAPTPAPTPGPTPGPTPSAPGECDPGVTCPLNCVQDMRCPPRDGSKPILLPASVCTKFYKCQSGRACEFDCPYGLHFNEKSMVCDWPHQACCDPTIECVPACIPGVTCP; encoded by the coding sequence ATGTATCTGCCACTCGTGCTCGCTGTCACGCTGGCAGCGGCCCTGACCAACGGTCAGCAACCGTGCGACCCTACCGTCACGTGTCCCACGTTCAACTGCACCCCGCACCCGAACTGCCCGGCCAAGGATCCGCTCCACCCGGTACAGCTACCGCACAGTGACTGCACCAAGTTCTACAAGTGTTCCGGCGGCAATGCCTGCGAGCAGCTGTGCCCGGTCGGACTGCACTACAACGCGCGCGAACAGTCGTGCGACTGGCCGAACCGTGCCTGCTGCGACCCGAGCATCGAGTGCGGTCTGCCGGACGTGCCGGCGAACGATTGCGTGCCCAACCCGAACTGTCCGGCCTCGTCGCAGGACACGATCCTGCTGCCGCACGTCAACTGTGCCAAGTTCTACAAGTGCTCCGGACCGTTCGCCTGCCCGATGGACTGCCCGCCGCTGCTGCACTTCAACCCGAAGCAGAACGCTTGCGACTGGCCCGAGCGAGCCTGCTGCGATCCGACCGTGCCGTGCGATCCGTGCATCCCCGGCGTGACCTGCCCCCCGGGACCTGGACCCGTTCCTACCCCTGCCCCCACTCCGGCTCCTACTCCTGCCCCAACTCCTGCCCCGACTCCGGCCCCCACTCCAGCCCCAACGCCAGCCCCGACTCCCGCCCCAACGCCAGCCCCTACGCCGGCCCCAACTCCGGGACCTACGCCCGGCCCGACGCCATCCGCACCAGGAGAGTGTGATCCAGGAGTCACCTGCCCGCTGAACTGTGTCCAGGATATGCGCTGCCCGCCGCGTGACGGTTCCAAGCCCATTCTGCTGCCGGCCAGCGTCTGCACCAAGTTCTACAAGTGCCAGTCGGGCCGTGCCTGCGAGTTTGACTGCCCGTACGGGCTGCACTTCAACGAGAAGTCGATGGTGTGCGACTGGCCGCATCAGGCCTGCTGCGATCCGACGATCGAGTGTGTACCGGCCTGCATCCCTGGCGTCACCTGCCCTTAG
- the LOC121599713 gene encoding peritrophin-1-like encodes MRQILALVLSVLGMALVNATCILDARCPLVEDVNKPTHLPHSDCKKFSICSYGQACEKSCPEGQHWSTALQRCEWPNVACCDPSVACDPTLANPTVVPEATTIDTPVASLCTADARCPLYEDQNNPTHLSHESNCAQFYTCSYGRRCLKQCPTGLHFSALLQRCEHPSVACCDPSTVCQSLATTSTIPTTSAAVVCQPDARCPLVETNPLAPLLLPVPGNCGAFYKCRTGDACLLTCPAGQHFSQTLQLCERPTVACCDPSVPC; translated from the coding sequence ATGAGGCAGATCCTGGCGCTGGTACTAAGCGTGCTTGGAATGGCGCTGGTGAACGCTACTTGCATCCTCGATGCGCGCTGCCCACTGGTGGAGGATGTGAATAAACCAACCCATCTGCCACACTCGGACTGCAAAAAGTTCTCCATCTGCTCGTACGGTCAGGCCTGTGAAAAGTCTTGTCCGGAGGGTCAACACTGGTCCACCGCTTTGCAGCGCTGCGAGTGGCCAAACGTCGCCTGCTGTGACCCATCAGTCGCGTGTGATCCCACCCTAGCCAACCCGACGGTGGTACCCGAGGCCACCACGATCGACACACCGGTGGCATCATTGTGCACTGCAGACGCACGATGCCCGCTCTATGAAGATCAGAACAATCCAACACACCTGTCACACGAAAGCAACTGCGCTCAGTTCTACACCTGCTCGTACGGCCGACGCTGTCTGAAGCAATGCCCCACAGGCCTTCACTTCAGCGCGCTGCTGCAGCGTTGCGAGCATCCATCCGTTGCCTGCTGCGATCCTTCGACAGTCTGCCAATCGTTGGCGACTACTTCGACGATCCCGACCACTTCAGCCGCCGTGGTCTGCCAACCCGATGCAAGATGTCCGCTCGTAGAGACCAATCCATTGGCACCGCTGCTACTCCCCGTACCGGGCAATTGTGGCGCTTTCTACAAGTGTCGTACCGGAGACGCCTGTCTCTTAACTTGTCCCGCTGGGCAACACTTTAGCCAGACGCTGCAGTTGTGCGAACGACCCACCGTTGCGTGCTGCGATCCATCCGTACCGTGTTGA
- the LOC121599715 gene encoding peritrophin-1-like, translating to MQAFIVLAVIVAGVAAAPQYPEMSYNAYNMPQEPRFEAYNMQPQYDTQYQYQPQYQAQPQSEQLTADGYKIVPGIVDARCPRADDPMKPVHLPVNGNCGKFMKCFGGRAYEMDCPAGLEFGSKVNRCDYPALAQCSRF from the exons ATGCAGG CTTTCATCGTTCTCGCTGTCATCGTGGCTGGCGTCGCGGCCGCCCCCCAGTACCCGGAAATGTCGTACAACGCGTACAACATGCCGCAGGAGCCCCGCTTCGAGGCGTACAACATGCAGCCACAGTACGACACCCAGTACCAGTACCAGCCCCAGTACCAGGCCCAGCCCCAGAGCGAGCAGCTGACCGCCGACGGTTACAAGATCGTGCCCGGCATCGTTGATGCCCGCTGCCCCCGTGCCGACGACCCGATGAAGCCGGTCCATCTGCCAGTGAACGGAAACTGTGGCaagttcatgaagtgcttcgGTGGCCGCGCCTACGAGATGGACTGCCCGGCCGGGCTCGAGTTCGGCTCGAAGGTGAACCGTTGCGACTATCCCGCCCTGGCCCAGTGCTCGCGCTTCTAA